GATAAGCTGATATTCCTGAAAATCTTCCGCCGTGAAAATGACGTTATAACCCTGAAACATCTGCTGTAAACCGCTAAAGGAATCGAACGTAAACAGCGTTTCATCGGCGTCAAAAAAAATCCAATCCCACATCATGATACGACCTTATTAGAGGATGCACGCCGATTACATACTGACCGGCAGTGCCATAATTATCGCATCCTCACGACCATTGACCGCAGGATAGTAATCGCGACGAAAGGTGACATGATGAAAACCTGCGCTGTTATACAGCGTTATCGCCGCCTGGTTAGAGGCCCGGACTTCCAGCCATAAGGTCACAATATGCCGTTTTTCCACTTCAGCAATCACATGCTCCAGCAGTGCCCGTCCTAAGCCCCGACGCTGAAAAGCCGGATCTACCGCAATGTTGAATAATGTCGCCTCATCAGCGACAACTTGTGTAATTGCGAAGGCGGCCATGACGCCATCCACTTCCAGCCGGAAATTCAGATAGTGATCGCCCTGATTGCTGGCAAATGTTTTTTCACTCCACGGGAAAGCGTGGGCGCGTTGCTCTATTTGCCAGGCATGGGATAAATCAGTTGCCCTGAGGGTAGAAATGATGTTCATGAGTACAAATTTGTTGCCAGAGCGCCATACGTGCCAGCGCGCTGGTCTGGAGTTCATTAAAAGTGGGAGTTGAGATCCTCGCCCCCATCAGCGGTAAGGAGATATCTGTGCCCAGACACCAGCTATTGCAGTCACGATCTGCCTGTAACATGACGACCTGAGTTGGCGTCAGTTGCAGTACCTGCGCGGCAGTCACATTCAGAGCACGTAAAATGTCACTGATCAGCGGTTCAGTTAATGACGGTAGATTTTCCGCCACCATCAACAGACGAGTTTGCTCCGGAAGCGAGTGGGCAATTTCACCCTGCAATACTGCCGGACGACGCAGCGACCACCGAATAATCCCTAGCTGTTGTAATTGCCAGTCCCGGCGGGAAGTCATAGTGCAACGCTCCTTTTAATCAGGCTGGCAATATAGCAAATCTCTCTTATCGCTGCCAACAACGAGGCAGCCACAGAGATAATGTGTATAATCACTCTCGTTTTCAATGAAGGAGTGTTTCATGTCTGCTTTTAGTCCGGCCAGTGAAGTCTTGCTACGCCATCGTGACGATTTTGCATCCGCACGTGTTCTGTTTGCCGGTGATTTACAGGATGACCTCCCGGCGCATATCAAAACCGCCGCCAGTCGTGTCCATAGCCAGCAATTCCATCACTGGCAGAGACTGAATCGTCAAATGGGCGATCGTGCCAGCTTTAGTCTGGTAGCTGAAGCCAGCGATATTGCGGATAGCAATACATTGATTTATTACTGGCCAAAGAATAAACCGGAAGCACACTTCCAGTTAATCAATCTGCTTTCATTACTCCCTGTGGGCAGTGATATTTTTATCGTTGGCGAAAATCGCAGTGGTGTACGCAGCGCTGAGCAGATACTGACACACTATGCACCGCTGAACAAAATAGACAGCGCACGCCGCTGCGGATTGTATTATGGCTGTCTCACACAGCAGCCACATTTTGATCCAGACACTTTCTGGAATGCGTACCCGCTAGATAACCTGATAATAAAAACATTACCGGGTGTATTTAGTCGTGATGGACTGGATACCGGCAGCCAGTTACTGCTTTCGACCTTTACATCGCCGGTACAGGGGAGCGTACTGGATGTCGGTTGTGGAACCGGTGTCCTGGCAGCTGTTATCGCTAGCCATTCCCCCA
The sequence above is drawn from the Enterobacteriaceae bacterium ESL0689 genome and encodes:
- the rsmC gene encoding 16S rRNA (guanine(1207)-N(2))-methyltransferase RsmC, whose translation is MSAFSPASEVLLRHRDDFASARVLFAGDLQDDLPAHIKTAASRVHSQQFHHWQRLNRQMGDRASFSLVAEASDIADSNTLIYYWPKNKPEAHFQLINLLSLLPVGSDIFIVGENRSGVRSAEQILTHYAPLNKIDSARRCGLYYGCLTQQPHFDPDTFWNAYPLDNLIIKTLPGVFSRDGLDTGSQLLLSTFTSPVQGSVLDVGCGTGVLAAVIASHSPRVDLTLCDTSAPAVEASRATLAANGMAGDVFASDVFSEVKGSFDIILSNPPFHDGLQTSQVAAQALIHGAAHHLNHGGELRIVANAFLPYPDMLDEVFGSHEVIARTGRFKVYRAVMYHRRRR
- the rimI gene encoding ribosomal protein S18-alanine N-acetyltransferase yields the protein MNIISTLRATDLSHAWQIEQRAHAFPWSEKTFASNQGDHYLNFRLEVDGVMAAFAITQVVADEATLFNIAVDPAFQRRGLGRALLEHVIAEVEKRHIVTLWLEVRASNQAAITLYNSAGFHHVTFRRDYYPAVNGREDAIIMALPVSM
- a CDS encoding DNA polymerase III subunit psi, giving the protein MTSRRDWQLQQLGIIRWSLRRPAVLQGEIAHSLPEQTRLLMVAENLPSLTEPLISDILRALNVTAAQVLQLTPTQVVMLQADRDCNSWCLGTDISLPLMGARISTPTFNELQTSALARMALWQQICTHEHHFYPQGN